DNA from Symphalangus syndactylus isolate Jambi chromosome 22, NHGRI_mSymSyn1-v2.1_pri, whole genome shotgun sequence:
TCCAGCCTCAGGGAGGCCTGTGCCtagtgggaggggtggggccctGCTGTCTGGCCCTGGTGTCTGGAATCAGATGTGCCGATTATAGGTTTGTGCAGTGTGGGGAGGAGGGGTCTGCTCACCTGAGCCACAACTGGTCAGAGGCTCATCCAGAtacaggtgtgtgcatgtgtatgtactcAGTCACACATGGCCACACACGTGTCACATGCACAGAGCCGGGACCCCCTTTCCGGAGGGCACTCACAGCAGGGGCCACAGCCTCTGTTCTTCCCATGTCCTCTTGGGAGGTGATGCCCGCCACTGGGGCATCTCTGCTGCTGGACTCAAGGGCCTGGGGTCGGCGTCTGGAGTAGGGGTCAGAAAATGTTTTTGGTAAGGGACCAAATGGTAAACATTGCTTCCCACGGATGTTCAGCTGCACAGGCAGCTGCAGGACCATGCAATGGACACGTGTGGCTGCACGTCAGCGAGACTGTATTTTAGTAGTagtattatttgagatggagtctcgctgtgttgcccaggctggagtgcaatggtgcaatctcggctcactgcaacctccacctcctgggctcaagcgattctccagcctcagcctcctaaggagctgggtttacaggcgcccaccaccacacccggctaattttggcattttagtagggacggggtttcaccatgttggccaggctggtctcgaactcctgacctcaggtgatccacccgcctcagcctctcaaagtgctgggattacaggcgtgagccaccgcgcctggcataaAACTTTGTTTCCAGAGGTGAGCAGCGGGCAGGGTTGGCCCAGAGGGTGGGCtgattctgcctctgccaccccagcAGCAACAGCTATGCACTTGAGCCCTGAGATGGGACCCACGCCCCCTCCTGGGGTATCCCCGTGGCCACCACGCGTAGTTTTGCACGGGACCTGGGCCAGCTGTGCACATGGAACGGCCCTGGGCTTCAGTGGCTGACCCCTCCCTTCCGCAGCTGAAGTCGTTCCTCCGGGAGTGCAAGGTGGCCAACTACTGCCGGCAGGTGCAGCAGCTGCTTGGGAAGGTTCAGGAGAACTCGGCGCACATCTGCAGCCGCCGCCAGAGGGTTTCCTTCGGCGTCTCTGACCAGCAGGCAGTGGTTAGTGGGCCCTGGGGGTAGTGCCACCTGAGGGCACCTGCCTGGGTGTAGCCCCAGCTACATGTGGGGGTTTGCCCAGGGTGAGGCATGACCCTgaactcccccaaccccccaggaAGCCTGGGAGAAGCTGACCCGGGAAGAGGGGACCCCCCTGACCTTGTACTACAGCCACTGGCGCAAGCTGCGTGACCGGGAGATCCAGCTGGAGATCAGTGGCAAAGAGCGGGTGCGGCTTGGCGAGGGGGCCTGGGGGTGTGGTGTGACTTGCTGGGTTTCAGATCTAGCTCACTGTGACTTGAGACCAGGGCAAGGGTTTGGAAACAGTGCCAGGCGGTCAGGGCCATGCCCAGATGATTCAACTTGGAGAGGGGATAGGTGTTGCACAACTGGCCAGAGCCAGGCGTTTCCAGGGAGGGGAAGCCCGAGGCTGCACTGGGTTGGGGAGGCCACACCCTCTCAGGCCTGATGGGCTGGGGGCTCTGGGCAGGTGGAGTGGCTAGACTGACCTCATCACCCAGGCCAGCATGTGGGCACCAGGGGCAGGTGGGGAGAAGCAGGAAGGGCCCTGCCTTTGACCTTGGACATGGGATGGATAACTTGGAGGATGGCTTTCTGATTCGGGAACAGAGAGGGGACTAGAAATTGGCCACACAGTCCTGGTGGTGGGTCTGGTGATGCCTGGCCCTGCTGTGGCCGCCAGCCCCTGTCCTCTCCCACCTGAGCCCCTGGCTCTTTGGTCTTCCAGCTGGAAGACCTGAACTTCCCTGAAATCAAAAGAAGGAAGGTGGCTGACAGGAAGGATGAGGACAGGAGGCAATTTAAAGACCTCTTTGACCTGAACAGCTCTGAAGAAGACGACACCGAGGGATTCTCGGAGAGAGGTGGGTCTTACCTGGTGCTCCCAGGGGAAGGGTGGGCCTGGAGGGCTCTGCTGGGCTTCCCGGAGCCACGAGGGCCTCCTGTACCCACCCTGCAGGGCTCACCCATCTCTGGCCTGGCTGGGGCCAACCTCAGTGTTCCCAGGCTTCTGGTGCCAGCGCCTTCCCTCCTTGAAGTAAAGGCCTACTGGGATTAGTAACCCTGTCCCTAGGCCTGTGACCTCCCAGTTCCTCCCCAGGGCTCCTCTCCACCTGCTGGAAGTCAGTGGAGGGAAGGGTGTTGTGAGCCTGGCCACCTCCTGCCCCTGCTGTGACTTTGCTGGTGGACTCTGCTCCTTGTTCCTCAGGGATACTGAGGCGCCTGAGCACTCGGCATGGGGTGGAAGAGGATGAAGAGGACGAGGAGGACAGCAGCAACTCGGAGGGTCAATGGTCTTGGGGTGAGAGGGTGTGGCCCTGTGAGCCCATCTGGCGGGAGGGCAGAGCCACGTGGGCCGGGCGGGCAGGGGTTTCTGGGCCAGGTTTTTCCCTCCCTGGGGAGGCCAGGCCAAATGCTCTGTTCTCTGGCAGCCAGCAACAGCGGCAGGGATAAATTAATTAGTGCCGTGATTAATTAGTGATGAGTAACTCTCAAGGCTGGCTTCCCGATAAAGCAAAATTTATGTAGCCTCCATCTCTCCCTACAGATGGAGACCCAGACGCAGAGGCGGGGCTGGCTCCTGGGGAGCTGCAGCGGCTGGCCCAGGGGCCGGAGGACGAGCTGGAGGATCTGCAGCTTTCAGAGGAGGACTGAGGCAGCCCATCTGGGGGCCTATAGGGGCCGCTGGGCTGGTGGCCAGTGTTTCCCCCTCTCCGGCAGTCAGGCCTAGAGACTGGCATCTGTGCAGCTGGGGGAGGCAGTCGACAGGGGACaggctttattatttatttttcagcgtGAAAGACCAAACGTACCGAGACCTGGACTGGGCTGGGCTGGCGTGGGTGCTGAAACCCCACAGCTGTGGGCTGTTGAAGTCAGTTCCGCGGGGGAGCTGACCCTGACGTCAGCAGACTGAGACCAGTCCCAGTTCCAAGGGGAAGGCCTGCAGGCCCCTGGCCCCTTCCACCACCTCTGCCCTCCGCCTGCAGACCTCGTCCATCCGCATCAGGCTCTGCATTCACTCCCCCAAGTCTTTGGAAATGTGTTCCTTTCTTTTGAAGCCAcagtttcctttaaaattttttgttttgcatcCAAAACCGAAAGAAATAAAGCTGTGGGAGGCAGCCCATTGTATTGAGTGGTGGCTCCTGGAGATGTGTGtggccccaccccctgcccccggcAGCCTCAacacagaggctgggaagggtcgGGGGCCCCTGGAAGTAGAGCCAAGGTCCCATTCTCCTGCTTGGGCGAAGCTCGACCCGCAAGGGCGGGGCCCCCTCCATAGGGGGACGTGGCCGTCGTGGGGGACAAGGGCTGCTCTCCTGTGCCGAGTTCTCGCTCTGGGGCCCGCAGGGTTGGTGGCTGCATTGGCAGAGCCACGGGGAAGCTGGCCACGTAGAAAACTCGGCCCAGGCGCCTGGCCACCTGCAGAGAGATGGCCTGCTGGGGGCTGGTACACACCCACCCAGAGTTTTTTGCCCAGCTGTGGTCTGGAGACCCTGACCTCACTCCCCAGTGGCTCACCTGGGCCCGGATCTTGAGGGCGGGCCCCAGCTTCAGCCCCATGGTGCTCAGCAGGTGCTCCTCTGTCAGCAGCGGCAGCGTCTCCCCGTCGATCCCCTGCTCCCTGAAAACCTGGAAGATGAGGGAGGGTCAGGACCGGGTGCCTGCTCCATCCTCCAGCCCAGCAGAGCCAAGGGGAGCTGTTTATGCAGCTCgcggaaatttttttaaaacaatgatcaTCTATCTGGGTTTGAGTCGGTGTCAGGCAGAagacacctggccaaaaaaaaggTGGGGTGCACAGTCCAGGCCCTGCTGCGCACTGCTTTTAGGGAGGGAGAGGGCGTTGGGGAATAGCCTTACCCCACCATCCTTTCCAGGGAGGTAGTGAGTGCCAGTCAGCTCCAGCCCCGCCCCAGGGACTGGGGCTCCCCTTACCCGAGTGTACTCTCCACAGCCAGACAGGCCCCCCACGAAGCTGCAGACGTCATCCACGGTCCACTTGCTGACGTCCTCAGGGGCTGGGGCCTCCTCCCCATCCGTGGAGAGTCCCCCTACGGCGCCTGAGTTGTGGGGCGTGTTACTAGGGCTCTGGCTGGCTTTCCCATGCCCGCCCGTCTCCTGACCGTCGCGTGCCCCAATTGCTCAGGTGTGGGACGAGTGCCTAAGGGGGATTTTCCTCCCCACGGCCCCTCCTCCCCCCAAGACCCTTCCACAGGCGGCCTGCCAGTCCTGTGCCCTCTGGAAGGATCTAGAGTGTGGGGGTGCCCACCTGTGTGGAAGTAGGGGCTGACGGCATAGGGGAAGCCCAGGGGCAGCGGAGGGGGCAGTGTGGACCCTGGGAAAAGCCCCTTCCCCTCGGCGCCGGCCCCTCCAGGTGGAGCTTGGCCCGGAGTGGGCCCCCTGCACCCAGCAGCTGCCGTCTCGGGGTCCTCTCCGTCCGAGTCTTTGGGGGGCTCGTCTTCCGAGCCATCTTGTGCCCAGAGCCTAGCCCCCGCCATCTCCTTGGACTCGCTGGGCCGGGCCGAGGCAGAGCCGGGACCCCCTTTCCGGGGGGCTCGCCGGGCAGAGTCCCGGGACGGGGTGGGGGGTCCGGAGCCCGGGGGCCCCTGGGGGGGCAGGGCCAGCAGTGGCGCCGCGCCGTGGTTCAGCACCAGCAGGGCCCCGCGCCGCTGCAGCTCCTCGGCGCCGTCGTTGGGGCGCAGGGGGGCCTCGGGCGCCAGCAGCTGTGGGCGCGCGCCCTCCAGCTCCTTCTGCCGCAGAAGGTCGGCgggcagctccagcctgggtcaggGGTAGACGCGGGTCAGTCGCCTTCCGGGCCGCGCGGCCCCGCCCGTCTCCCGCACCTACCGGGCCAGGTTCTGCTTCCGCAGGAGCTCCTGCTGCCGGGCGAACATCTCCGCCTGGGCGGGGGGCAGGAAGCCGTAgcctggtggggagggggacaACGCGGGGTCGGCGGGTCCGAGCCCGCCCTTTGCAGCCCCCTACCCCGTCCGTCTGGGCTCCGACAGCGGCAGGGACGGGTCCGCGGGCCTCCACGCGGGATCCCAGGGGACGCGCACCCGCCTCCTCACCTGGGGTCTGGCACAGAGCCGAGGGCAGCCCCAGGAAGGGGGGCCTGAGATGGGGGCCCAGGGCGACGTGAGGGGCATTCTGCGGCGACAGCAAGGGGGGCGGCTGCGGCAGCTCCCTGTGGACGGCAGCGCAATGAGCGGCGCCCCCCCCGCCCCCATTCCCGTAAAGGCCCCAGCGCCCCTCCCCCGCCGCCTCCGCTAATTGCCGGCCCCGCGGGCGGTCGATGCGCAGCTCGTTACGGCCCCAGGTCGCGCGCCATCCCCGCCCCCGCCGGCGGCGCCAATTAATCTCGGCGGCGGCGCGGAGGCGCTGAcccggcgggcggcggcggctgcaGCGGTAATTACTGCGCGGGGCGCCGGCCCCGCCTGCTCCACTCCCCTGCGGACCCGAGCGGCGGGGGAAGCGGGGGCAGCGGGGGCGTCAGCCGCAATCCGGGCGGCGGTGGAGGCAGCTGCAGACGCCGGGCTCAGCGGCCGGGCGGGGACTCGGTCTTCAGGCggcccctccctcctccaggccccccgcccccgccccgccttGTCTCCTGGACCCGAGAAACCCGGGTCTGTGCCGGGAACAGATCCGGCGCCGGCGTCTAAATTTGAGCGCCAGCCAGGACCCCCTCCGCCTCCAGCTCTGAGTCCTCTGGCCGACCCCTCACGACTGACCCCTGGGTTCCAGACTTGGAGCTCTCCCTTTCTCTGGCTTCTCCTCCAGGGAACCCCCTgatcggcctcagcctccctcacgCACCCCAGTGGCGCCCTCGACACTGCAGCCCAGATCGGTGTCACACCCGAAACCCTCTGCCCGGATCCGAACCTAGACCTgaacacagtgcttggcacactcGGGGCGCGTGCTGGTGGCTGAGAGCGTGGGGGTGCGGGCCGCACCCCAGAAACAAGCAGAAAACGGCAGCCACCCCAGTACCTCTCCGAGAAGGACGGGGCGGCAGCTGGGGCGGCGCCCTCCCGGTGCTGAGCCAGGCCCTGCTTCCGACGCTGACCTGCCGTGGAGGAGGGTAGGTGGGCTTCCAGGCCACTGGGGCCCCTCAGAGCTGCAGCTGCCACCTCCTGCCGGACCCTCAGAAGATCTGGGTGGGGGACAACAGCAGTGACCTCCCCGGCTATGCGCCCCCCCTCCCCAGCCCGCGTCGTATCGTAGAACACTGAAGTGGAGAACTAACCACACCACTCGGCCCGTGTTCGGCCCCTGGGCTGGTCTCGGGCACGGGGCAGGAGGATGGGCGGCCACAGGGCCGAGGCGGCAGACAAGATGCTGGGCGGGGAAGGGTCGGGAAAAGCTCTTCCCCGAAGGGGAGCCGGGTGCCTGGAGGCCTCTGGCCTGAGAGGCAGCTGAGCCTTGCGGGGAGGGGGCAGGCTACAGCGCCTGCGGGGCAGCGAGAGAGTCCAGGAGAGCCAGCCGGGGGCTGACCGCCCAGGGGACCCCCTCCTCGGT
Protein-coding regions in this window:
- the SAMD11 gene encoding sterile alpha motif domain-containing protein 11 isoform X3 gives rise to the protein MPAVKKEVPGREDLALALATFHPTLAALPLPPLPGYLAPLPAAAALPPAASLPASAAGYEALLAPPLRPPRAYLSLHEAAPHLHLPRDPLALERFSATAAAAPDFQPLLDNGEPCIEVECGANRALLYVRKLCQGSKGPSIRHRGEWLTPNEFQFVSGRETAKDWKRSIRHKGKSLKTLMSKGILQVHPPICDCPGCRISSPVNRGRLADKRTVALPAARSLKKERTPSFSASDGDSDGSGPTCGRWPGLKQEDGPHIRIMKRRVHTHWDVNISFRETSCSQDGNLPTLISSVHRSRHLVMPEHQSRCEFQRGSLEIGLRPAGDLLGKRLGRSPHISSNCSSEKRARSESPQEALLLPPPELGPSMAPEDHYRRLVSALSEASTFEDPQRLYHLGLPSHDLLRVRQEVAAAALRGPSGLEAHLPSSTAGQRRKQGLAQHREGAAPAAAPSFSERELPQPPPLLSPQNAPHVALGPHLRPPFLGLPSALCQTPGYGFLPPAQAEMFARQQELLRKQNLARLELPADLLRQKELEGARPQLLAPEAPLRPNDGAEELQRRGALLVLNHGAAPLLALPPQGPPGSGPPTPSRDSARRAPRKGGPGSASARPSESKEMAGARLWAQDGSEDEPPKDSDGEDPETAAAGCRGPTPGQAPPGGAGAEGKGLFPGSTLPPPLPLGFPYAVSPYFHTGAVGGLSTDGEEAPAPEDVSKWTVDDVCSFVGGLSGCGEYTRVFREQGIDGETLPLLTEEHLLSTMGLKLGPALKIRAQVARRLGRVFYVASFPVALPMQPPTLRAPERELGTGEQPLSPTTATSPYGGGPALAGRASPKQENGTLALLPGAPDPSQPLC
- the SAMD11 gene encoding sterile alpha motif domain-containing protein 11 isoform X2, whose protein sequence is MPAVKKEVPGREDLALALATFHPTLAALPLPPLPGYLAPLPAAAALPPAASLPASAAGYEALLAPPLRPPRAYLSLHEAAPHLHLPRDPLALERFSATAAAAPDFQPLLDNGEPCIEVECGANRALLYVRKLCQGSKGPSIRHRGEWLTPNEFQFVSGRETAKDWKRSIRHKGKSLKTLMSKGILQVHPPICDCPGCRISSPVNRGRLADKRTVALPAARSLKKERTPSFSASDGDSDGSGPTCGRWPGLKQEDGPHIRIMKRRVHTHWDVNISFRETSCSQDGNLPTLISSVHRSRHLVMPEHQSRCEFQRGSLEIGLRPAGDLLGKRLGRSPHISSNCSSEKRARSESPQAEALLLPPPELGPSMAPEDHYRRLVSALSEASTFEDPQRLYHLGLPSHDLLRVRQEVAAAALRGPSGLEAHLPSSTAGQRRKQGLAQHREGAAPAAAPSFSERELPQPPPLLSPQNAPHVALGPHLRPPFLGLPSALCQTPGYGFLPPAQAEMFARQQELLRKQNLARLELPADLLRQKELEGARPQLLAPEAPLRPNDGAEELQRRGALLVLNHGAAPLLALPPQGPPGSGPPTPSRDSARRAPRKGGPGSASARPSESKEMAGARLWAQDGSEDEPPKDSDGEDPETAAAGCRGPTPGQAPPGGAGAEGKGLFPGSTLPPPLPLGFPYAVSPYFHTGAVGGLSTDGEEAPAPEDVSKWTVDDVCSFVGGLSGCGEYTRVFREQGIDGETLPLLTEEHLLSTMGLKLGPALKIRAQVARRLGRVFYVASFPVALPMQPPTLRAPERELGTGEQPLSPTTATSPYGGGPALAGRASPKQENGTLALLPGAPDPSQPLC
- the SAMD11 gene encoding sterile alpha motif domain-containing protein 11 isoform X1; its protein translation is MPAVKKEVPGREDLALALATFHPTLAALPLPPLPGYLAPLPAAAALPPAASLPASAAGYEALLAPPLRPPRAYLSLHEAAPHLHLPRDPLALERFSATAAAAPDFQPLLDNGEPCIEVECGANRALLYVRKLCQGSKGPSIRHRGEWLTPNEFQFVSGRETAKDWKRSIRHKGKSLKTLMSKGILQVHPPICDCPGCRISSPVNRGRLADKRTVALPAARSLKKERTPSFSASDGDSDGSGPTCGRWPGLKQEDGPHIRIMKRRVHTHWDVNISFRETSCSQDGNLPTLISSVHRSRHLVMPEHQSRCEFQRGSLEIGLRPAGDLLGKRLGRSPHISSNCSSEKRARSESPQAEALLLPPPELGPSMAPEDHYRRLVSALSEASTFEDPQRLYHLGLPSHDLLRVRQEVAAAALRGPSGLEAHLPSSTAGQRRKQGLAQHREGAAPAAAPSFSERELPQPPPLLSPQNAPHVALGPHLRPPFLGLPSALCQTPGYGFLPPAQAEMFARQQELLRKQNLARLELPADLLRQKELEGARPQLLAPEAPLRPNDGAEELQRRGALLVLNHGAAPLLALPPQGPPGSGPPTPSRDSARRAPRKGGPGSASARPSESKEMAGARLWAQDGSEDEPPKDSDGEDPETAAAGCRGPTPGQAPPGGAGAEGKGLFPGSTLPPPLPLGFPYAVSPYFHTGAVGGLSTDGEEAPAPEDVSKWTVDDVCSFVGGLSGCGEYTRVFREQGIDGETLPLLTEEHLLSTMGLKLGPALKIRAQVSHWGVRSGSPDHSWAKNSGWVCTSPQQAISLQVARRLGRVFYVASFPVALPMQPPTLRAPERELGTGEQPLSPTTATSPYGGGPALAGRASPKQENGTLALLPGAPDPSQPLC